ATGATGGTTGGACGGCTGTAACCAAAGATAAATCCTTATCAGCACAATTTGAACATACGATTGGTGTCACAGAAACTGGATATGAAATTTTTACCCTTTCTCCCCAAGGATTTACCAAACCACCTTATTCTTAATCATTTATATGCTCGATTCTCGTGATCTAAATTCTGTTCAAGGACATCGCCAAAGATTAAAACAACGATTTTTATCAGGTGGGTTAAAAGCCGTCGCAGATTATGAGTTACTTGAATTATTACTATTTTATGCAAACCCCCGTAAAGATATGAAACCTTTAGCTAAAAAGCTCATTAACCATTTTGGCAATTTTTCTAAGATATTTTCAGCATCAATTGATGATTTAAAAAAAATTGATGGGATTGGTGAACACACTTTAATTCTTTTAAAAGCAATTCAAGCCACAGCTTTATTAGCTACAAAACAAGAAATAATCAAAAAACCTGTTTTTCAATCATTACCCCAATTACTTGATTATTGTCATTTAGCCATGGCCCATGAAAATAAAGAACAATTGCGTTTATTTTTTCTTAATAATGTTAATGAATTAATTAGTGAAGAAGTACAACAAACTGGTACAGTTGATCATACAGCTGTCTATCCACGAGAAATTGCTAAACGTGCTCTTGAATTAAATGCTACTGGATTAATTATGGTTCATAATCATCCCTCTGGTCTTTTAAAACCATCCAAAGACGATATTAATATTACAAAAGAAGTAAAATTTATTTTAGAAAAATTAAATATTATTCTTCATGATCATCTTATTATTACGAATAAGGGACATGTAAGTTTTGCTCAACTTGAATTATTAAATTAATTCATTCTGTAACTTTCTTTTTTCTATAATTAGAAATATTGAAATATTATTATTTCTATAATATGACTTAAACAATCTTAAATTAAAAAATCCATATAAGGAAAATTGTTATGATTCCACGTTATAGTCGTCCACAAATGGTTGCTATTTGGGAACCAGAAAATCGCTATAATTTGTGGCTGGATATAGAAGCACATGCATGCGATGCACAAGCTAAATATGGATACATTCCCAAAGAAGCAGCAGAAGCTTTCCGTCAAAAAGCAAAATTTGATGTTAAGAGAATTGATGAAATCGAACAACAAACAAAACATGATGTTATTGCTTTTTTAACCAACGTTGCCGAATATGTTGGCGAACCATCACGGTATGTCCATCAAGGAATGACATCTTCAGATGTTCTTGATACGTGTTTAGCTCTTCAGCTTGTTCAAGCGTGTGATATACTCCTTAATGATTTAGATATTCTTCTTGACGCTTTAAAACGCCGTGCTTTTGAACATCAATACACTTTATGTATAGGACGAAGCCATGGTATTCATGCTGAACCGGTTAGCTTTGGATTAAAACTTGCATCCCACTGGGCTATTTTTTATCGTAATAAAAAACGTCTTTTCCAAGCACGTCAAGAAATTGGTACTTGCGCTATATCTGGTGCTGTTGGTACATTTGCCCATATAGATCCCAGAATTGAAACATATGTCGCAGAAAAATTAAACCTTATGGTTGAACCAATTTCAACCCAAATTATTCCACGTGACAGACATGCTATGTTTTTTTCAGTTTTAGGCGTAATTGCAAGTTCGATTGAAAATCTAGCCACCGAAATAAGGCACCTACAACGTAGCGAGGTCGGTGAAGTTGAAGAATATTTTTCAATAGGTCAAAAAGGATCATCGGCTATGCCCCACAAACGCAACCCAGTCCTTTGCGAAAATGTCACCGGATTGGCACGAACGGTTCGTGCTGCTGTTATTCCTTTTTTAGAAAATATTACTTTATGGCACGAACGTGACATTTCCCATAGCTCTGTTGAAAGAATTTTGGCACCAGATACCACAGTTACCTTAGATTTTACCCTTGCAAGATTGGCCAATA
This portion of the Alphaproteobacteria bacterium genome encodes:
- the radC gene encoding DNA repair protein RadC produces the protein MLDSRDLNSVQGHRQRLKQRFLSGGLKAVADYELLELLLFYANPRKDMKPLAKKLINHFGNFSKIFSASIDDLKKIDGIGEHTLILLKAIQATALLATKQEIIKKPVFQSLPQLLDYCHLAMAHENKEQLRLFFLNNVNELISEEVQQTGTVDHTAVYPREIAKRALELNATGLIMVHNHPSGLLKPSKDDINITKEVKFILEKLNIILHDHLIITNKGHVSFAQLELLN
- the purB gene encoding adenylosuccinate lyase, whose protein sequence is MIPRYSRPQMVAIWEPENRYNLWLDIEAHACDAQAKYGYIPKEAAEAFRQKAKFDVKRIDEIEQQTKHDVIAFLTNVAEYVGEPSRYVHQGMTSSDVLDTCLALQLVQACDILLNDLDILLDALKRRAFEHQYTLCIGRSHGIHAEPVSFGLKLASHWAIFYRNKKRLFQARQEIGTCAISGAVGTFAHIDPRIETYVAEKLNLMVEPISTQIIPRDRHAMFFSVLGVIASSIENLATEIRHLQRSEVGEVEEYFSIGQKGSSAMPHKRNPVLCENVTGLARTVRAAVIPFLENITLWHERDISHSSVERILAPDTTVTLDFTLARLANIIDKLIVYPDKMRANLDKQKGLIYSQRVLLALTQKGMSREESYALVQKYAMQSWHTENNFLQILKEDTQIKKFLQFDELAELFDPIYHLKHVDLIFNRVFNT